One window of the Rufibacter radiotolerans genome contains the following:
- the scpA gene encoding methylmalonyl-CoA mutase, translated as MKPDFTKIPFTFSGSSGQNKPKAEAKTWRTAERLPLQNFYTKEDTQAFEHLDFAAGLPPYLRGPYSTMYVKNPWTIRQYAGFSTAEESNAFYRRNLAAGQKGLSVAFDLATHRGYDSDHPRVVGDVGKAGVAIDSILDMKILFDQIPLDQMSVSMTMNGAVLPILAFYIVAAEEQGVKPEQLSGTIQNDILKEFMVRNTYIYPPEPSMKIIADIFAYTSQHMPKFNSISISGYHMQEAGATADLELAYTLADGLEYVRTGLAAGMDIDTFAPRLSFFWAVGMNHFMEIAKMRAARMLWAKLIKQFNPKSDKSLVLRTHCQTSGWSLTAQDPFNNVARTTVEALAAALGGTQSLHTNALDEAIALPTDFSARIARNTQIYLQQETHITKTVDPWGGSYYVEALTHQLAHRAWDLIQEVERLGGMAKAIETGLPKMRIEEAAARKQARIDSGKDIIVGVNKYKPESEEKLEILDIDNTAVRESQLARLANLRENRDDAAVFAAMDTLTNAAETGEGNLLELAVQAARVRCSLGEISYALEKVYGRHKATIRAISGVYSSEISDDENFGKAQALADQFAQQEGRRPRIMVAKMGQDGHDRGSKVIATSFADLGFDVDLGPLFQTPEEVALQAAENDVHVVGVSSLAAGHKTLIPSLIAELKKLGREDIMVIAGGVIPAQDYQFLFDAGVSGVFGPGTVISVAAQEILEKLLKA; from the coding sequence ATGAAACCAGATTTCACCAAGATACCATTCACGTTTTCGGGCAGTTCTGGCCAAAACAAGCCCAAAGCGGAAGCCAAAACCTGGAGGACCGCGGAGCGCCTGCCCTTGCAGAACTTCTATACCAAGGAAGACACGCAGGCCTTTGAGCATCTGGACTTTGCCGCCGGGCTGCCGCCGTATCTGCGCGGGCCGTACAGCACCATGTACGTTAAAAACCCCTGGACCATCAGGCAGTACGCTGGCTTCAGCACTGCCGAAGAATCCAATGCCTTCTACCGCCGTAACCTGGCTGCCGGTCAGAAAGGCTTGTCGGTGGCGTTTGACCTGGCCACGCACAGAGGCTATGATTCTGACCACCCCCGCGTGGTGGGTGATGTGGGCAAGGCCGGCGTGGCCATTGACTCTATTCTGGACATGAAAATTCTGTTTGACCAGATTCCACTGGACCAGATGAGCGTGTCCATGACCATGAACGGCGCCGTGTTGCCTATTCTCGCATTTTACATTGTAGCCGCCGAAGAACAGGGCGTGAAACCGGAGCAGTTGAGCGGGACCATCCAGAACGACATTTTGAAGGAGTTCATGGTGCGCAACACCTACATCTATCCGCCGGAGCCCAGCATGAAGATTATCGCGGATATCTTCGCATACACCTCCCAGCACATGCCCAAGTTCAACTCCATTTCTATTAGCGGCTACCACATGCAGGAAGCCGGGGCCACGGCCGATTTGGAGCTGGCGTATACCCTGGCGGATGGTTTGGAATACGTGCGCACCGGTTTGGCCGCGGGCATGGACATTGACACCTTCGCGCCGCGTCTGTCGTTTTTCTGGGCCGTAGGCATGAACCACTTCATGGAGATTGCCAAGATGCGCGCCGCCCGTATGCTGTGGGCCAAGCTCATAAAGCAGTTCAACCCGAAGAGCGACAAATCCCTGGTCCTGCGCACGCATTGCCAGACCAGTGGCTGGAGCCTCACTGCGCAGGACCCGTTCAATAACGTGGCCCGCACCACCGTGGAGGCCTTGGCCGCCGCCCTGGGCGGAACGCAGAGTCTGCATACCAACGCACTGGATGAGGCCATTGCCCTGCCCACCGATTTTTCGGCGCGCATTGCCCGCAACACCCAGATTTACCTGCAGCAGGAAACACACATCACTAAGACCGTGGACCCGTGGGGCGGCTCGTATTACGTAGAGGCCCTCACCCACCAGCTCGCGCACCGCGCCTGGGACCTGATTCAGGAAGTGGAGCGCCTGGGCGGCATGGCCAAGGCCATTGAAACCGGTCTACCCAAAATGCGCATTGAGGAAGCCGCCGCTAGAAAGCAGGCCCGCATTGACTCCGGTAAAGACATTATTGTAGGCGTAAACAAGTACAAACCCGAGTCTGAGGAGAAGCTGGAGATTCTGGACATTGACAACACCGCCGTGCGGGAATCGCAATTGGCGCGCTTGGCGAACCTCCGCGAAAACCGTGATGACGCCGCTGTCTTCGCGGCCATGGACACCCTCACCAACGCTGCCGAGACCGGCGAAGGCAACCTACTGGAACTGGCCGTGCAAGCCGCCCGCGTGCGGTGCAGCCTGGGTGAGATTTCCTATGCCTTAGAAAAAGTATACGGCCGTCATAAGGCCACCATCAGAGCAATATCAGGCGTGTACAGTTCAGAGATTTCTGATGATGAGAACTTCGGCAAGGCCCAGGCTTTAGCTGATCAATTTGCTCAACAGGAAGGCCGCAGACCAAGGATCATGGTGGCCAAAATGGGTCAGGACGGCCACGACCGCGGCTCCAAAGTAATCGCCACCTCCTTCGCTGACTTAGGCTTTGACGTGGACCTGGGCCCGTTGTTCCAGACCCCAGAGGAAGTAGCCCTGCAAGCCGCCGAGAACGACGTGCACGTGGTGGGCGTGAGCAGCCTAGCCGCTGGCCACAAAACGCTCATCCCGTCCCTCATTGCTGAATTGAAGAAACTAGGCCGCGAGGACATCATGGTCATTGCGGGCGGGGTGATTCCTGCCCAAGATTACCAGTTCCTATTTGACGCGGGCGTGTCAGGCGTGTTCGGACCAGGAACCGTGATTAGCGTGGCCGCGCAGGAGATATTGGAGAAGTTGTTGAAGGCGTAA
- a CDS encoding YybH family protein, with translation MLPPLQTNYLNPNKENTATNDNPVEAAKTGLQGQVNAWNAGDLEQAMDFYWNSPEMLWISKSGIEKGWQPVLEMFQQDFKDRSTMGVYTYVPLHLEDLGKEATLFVFRWKIELEGKQLMGGISSQVWKKMNGKWVITSEHAS, from the coding sequence GTGCTTCCACCGCTGCAAACCAATTACCTGAACCCCAATAAAGAGAACACCGCAACCAACGACAACCCGGTAGAGGCTGCCAAAACCGGACTGCAAGGTCAGGTGAATGCTTGGAACGCCGGTGACCTGGAGCAGGCCATGGACTTCTACTGGAACTCACCAGAAATGCTCTGGATTAGTAAAAGCGGTATAGAAAAAGGCTGGCAACCGGTATTGGAAATGTTTCAGCAGGATTTTAAAGACCGCAGCACCATGGGCGTATACACCTATGTGCCGCTGCATCTGGAAGATTTGGGAAAAGAAGCTACCCTCTTTGTCTTCCGGTGGAAGATTGAACTGGAGGGAAAGCAATTAATGGGCGGCATCTCTTCGCAGGTCTGGAAGAAGATGAACGGCAAATGGGTGATTACCTCTGAGCATGCCTCTTGA
- the xerD gene encoding site-specific tyrosine recombinase XerD: MNWSVSLTQFKGYLQLEKSLSGHSVEAYLRDVGKLVHYFEITQQTVGPLAVEPTHLQGFLEWINTLGMTPHTQARTISGIRAFYKFLIMEDLLNADPTETIESPKLKRKLPDTLSYHEIVSLFDAIDVSTPEGTRNKAMLETLYSSGLRVTELIELKISNLYEDLGFLRITGKGNKERLVPIGRDALKYIKIYMDGVRRHQTIKKGHEDFVFLNRRGTSLTRVMVFSIIKDLAAKTGLEKSISPHTFRHSFATHLIEGGADLRAVQEMLGHESITTTEIYTHLDRDYLKQVMQEFHPRS, encoded by the coding sequence ATGAACTGGTCTGTAAGTCTAACCCAATTTAAAGGCTATCTCCAGCTGGAGAAATCCTTGTCTGGCCACTCAGTGGAGGCCTATCTACGCGATGTGGGCAAGCTGGTGCACTATTTTGAGATAACCCAGCAAACCGTGGGGCCGCTGGCCGTGGAACCCACGCACCTGCAGGGCTTCCTGGAGTGGATCAATACGTTGGGCATGACCCCGCACACCCAGGCGCGCACCATCTCGGGCATCAGGGCTTTCTACAAGTTCCTGATCATGGAAGACCTGCTCAACGCAGACCCCACCGAAACCATTGAAAGCCCCAAGCTCAAACGCAAACTGCCAGACACGCTCAGTTACCACGAGATTGTCAGTCTTTTTGACGCCATTGACGTGAGTACCCCTGAAGGCACCCGTAACAAAGCCATGCTGGAAACCCTCTACAGCTCAGGCCTTAGGGTCACGGAGTTGATAGAGCTCAAGATAAGCAATTTGTACGAAGACCTGGGCTTTCTGCGCATCACGGGCAAGGGCAACAAAGAACGCCTGGTGCCCATCGGCCGCGATGCCCTCAAGTACATTAAGATCTACATGGATGGCGTGCGCCGGCACCAAACCATTAAGAAAGGGCATGAGGATTTCGTGTTCCTGAACCGCCGCGGCACCAGCCTTACCCGGGTCATGGTGTTCAGCATCATCAAAGACCTGGCCGCCAAAACCGGCCTGGAGAAAAGCATCAGCCCCCACACGTTCCGACACTCATTTGCCACGCACCTCATTGAAGGCGGCGCCGATCTAAGGGCCGTGCAGGAGATGCTGGGCCATGAGTCCATCACCACCACCGAGATCTACACCCACCTGGACCGCGATTACCTCAAGCAAGTGATGCAGGAATTCCACCCCAGGAGTTAG
- a CDS encoding YncE family protein, with amino-acid sequence MKTYVQYLLFLPLWLLALGAMAQKEATNWYFGRRAGISFAQPEPAPLKNGMLFSEEGSAVISDAQGNLLFYSNGMQVWNKNHQVMANGSELKGHESSVQSALILPKPGSSTLFYLFTTDFQGQDHGLQYHVVDMSRNGGLGEVVSKNNLIFAPVTEKLTAVKHRNGRDFWVLTHRWNSTAFYAYLITANGITFTPVESRIGAMHTGDNGAAIGFLKASPAGDKLAVATWAPVNKIELFDFDNATGLVSNVVDLGKFEEAYGVEFSPDGSRLYGGKNGIAGGEARIFQFNLKAGTPDAIIHSGQQVAKSLSRKIGALQLGPDGRIYVARNSSGYLGVIRNPNALGPNCDYKDNGLNLGNQKSELGLPNFPGFYFHNLTPPTGYVVQQR; translated from the coding sequence ATGAAGACGTACGTGCAGTATTTATTGTTTTTGCCTTTATGGTTACTGGCGCTGGGAGCGATGGCCCAGAAAGAAGCCACTAACTGGTACTTCGGCCGGAGAGCGGGAATCTCCTTCGCACAGCCGGAGCCTGCCCCTCTCAAAAACGGAATGCTGTTCAGTGAAGAAGGCAGCGCCGTAATCTCAGATGCCCAAGGCAATCTCCTGTTTTACTCCAACGGCATGCAGGTCTGGAACAAAAACCACCAGGTCATGGCCAACGGCAGCGAGTTGAAAGGCCATGAATCCTCGGTACAGTCGGCGTTGATCTTGCCTAAACCGGGGTCCTCTACCCTCTTTTACCTCTTTACTACCGACTTCCAGGGACAGGACCACGGGCTTCAGTACCACGTGGTGGACATGAGCAGAAACGGGGGTCTGGGCGAAGTGGTCTCAAAGAACAACTTAATCTTTGCGCCCGTCACCGAGAAACTGACCGCCGTGAAGCACCGCAACGGCCGTGACTTTTGGGTGCTCACCCACCGCTGGAACAGCACCGCCTTTTACGCCTACCTTATTACGGCCAATGGCATCACCTTCACCCCTGTAGAGAGCCGTATTGGTGCCATGCACACCGGTGACAACGGGGCGGCCATCGGGTTCCTGAAAGCCTCGCCAGCCGGCGATAAACTGGCCGTAGCAACTTGGGCGCCCGTGAATAAAATTGAGCTGTTCGACTTTGACAACGCCACCGGCCTGGTGAGCAATGTGGTAGATTTAGGCAAGTTTGAGGAAGCCTACGGCGTGGAGTTCTCGCCAGACGGCAGCAGGCTGTACGGCGGCAAAAACGGCATTGCCGGTGGCGAAGCCCGTATCTTCCAGTTCAACCTGAAAGCCGGAACGCCAGACGCCATCATTCACTCTGGCCAGCAGGTGGCCAAAAGCCTGAGCCGCAAGATTGGTGCCCTCCAACTGGGCCCCGATGGCCGTATCTACGTGGCCCGCAATAGCAGCGGATACCTGGGCGTGATCAGGAACCCCAATGCGCTGGGCCCCAACTGTGACTACAAAGACAACGGCCTGAACCTGGGCAACCAGAAAAGCGAGCTTGGTCTGCCTAACTTCCCGGGCTTCTATTTCCATAACCTCACCCCACCCACCGGGTACGTGGTACAGCAGCGGTAA
- a CDS encoding REP-associated tyrosine transposase: MSTKYKTHNQDGIYFISIATVEWVDVFTRREYCEIIVDSLRYCIEHKGLVLHAWVIMPNHHHLIASSTDDKPLAAILRDFKKFTATKLLTAIHENPQESRKRWLQWIFESNGRRNPNNTHQQFWQHSNHPIELDTILLMGQKLGYLHQNPVEAGFVEEASHWIYSSAADYAGGKGWLPLVLLE, from the coding sequence ATGAGCACTAAGTACAAAACCCATAACCAAGACGGGATTTACTTTATCAGCATAGCAACGGTTGAATGGGTAGATGTCTTCACAAGGCGGGAGTATTGTGAAATAATTGTGGACAGCCTCAGATATTGCATAGAACACAAAGGTTTGGTCCTGCACGCTTGGGTCATTATGCCTAACCACCATCACTTGATCGCTTCAAGTACAGATGACAAACCACTAGCAGCCATTCTCAGGGACTTTAAGAAATTTACCGCTACTAAACTTTTAACGGCTATTCATGAAAACCCACAGGAAAGTAGAAAACGTTGGTTGCAATGGATTTTTGAAAGTAACGGACGACGTAACCCAAACAACACCCATCAGCAGTTTTGGCAACATAGCAATCATCCCATAGAACTAGATACCATTTTATTAATGGGGCAGAAGCTGGGGTATTTGCATCAGAATCCGGTGGAAGCCGGCTTTGTGGAAGAAGCATCGCATTGGATTTATAGCAGCGCGGCAGATTATGCGGGCGGTAAAGGTTGGTTGCCATTAGTTCTATTAGAATGA
- a CDS encoding methylmalonyl-CoA mutase family protein produces MTDIPSSEALFPEFGPVTAEQWASKIRHELKGADPADLYWQSYEGIGVAPFYTKEDLPTDPAYASAPGQFPFLRTSKTTKNSWLNLQAIHAAGKGHEAVDKAVDVLTRGVDGIHFIIENGYEFDCDYLIQHLDLTKVPVSYTVSTEAANFLHHLITGLRRQDINLSQLQGFLKCAPILASEGYKLLDMDHVKHLVEQSLDADKFYALTINGSHFSNKGATLVQEIAITLAIAVCYTNGLTHEILPVERIFQNMQFHLTAGTNYFFEIAKLRAVRLLWAKVVEAYGASEEIAGALRIHVSTSRWHQATLDPHTNLLRHTTQMMSAIIGGADSVEVEPFDSTFRENNAFSERIARNIPLILKEEAYLDQAIDPAAGSYYLEYLTQEMCEKAWALFQEIEGYGGFLPASTAGFIQNLIKETTHQKFKDIASGKEVILGTNKYPNPNEKHDYDPESLIQSKQFDNTRASYSYEVMRLATELHFRKKNRRPHALVVHLGNAIQEHIHASFAREFFTCSGFTTQVVKFDTPSAALAAVKDLDAQVIVMAAPEKEFQQFAEPFARGMRSQQRQGPALVLADDPMHLKEELRTHGFDEFLFQGCDTAEIIARIQERLGE; encoded by the coding sequence ATGACTGATATCCCCTCTTCTGAGGCATTATTCCCGGAGTTCGGGCCGGTAACGGCAGAGCAATGGGCCTCAAAAATAAGACATGAACTAAAAGGCGCCGACCCGGCAGACCTGTATTGGCAGAGCTATGAGGGCATTGGCGTGGCGCCTTTCTATACCAAAGAGGACCTCCCCACCGACCCGGCCTATGCCTCGGCTCCCGGACAATTTCCGTTTCTACGCACCTCCAAGACCACCAAGAACAGCTGGCTGAACCTGCAGGCGATTCATGCCGCCGGCAAGGGCCATGAGGCCGTTGACAAGGCGGTTGATGTGCTGACCCGTGGGGTGGATGGCATCCATTTCATTATTGAGAACGGGTACGAATTTGACTGTGATTACCTGATTCAACACCTGGACCTTACCAAGGTTCCGGTGTCTTACACCGTATCCACGGAGGCCGCCAATTTCCTGCATCACCTCATTACCGGGCTCCGCAGGCAAGATATCAACCTTAGCCAGTTGCAGGGTTTTCTGAAGTGCGCGCCTATCCTGGCCTCAGAAGGCTATAAGCTGCTGGACATGGACCACGTGAAGCATCTGGTGGAGCAGTCTCTGGACGCCGACAAGTTTTACGCCCTCACCATCAACGGCTCCCATTTCAGTAACAAAGGCGCCACCCTGGTGCAGGAGATTGCCATTACCCTGGCCATTGCTGTCTGCTATACCAACGGGTTAACGCATGAGATTTTACCGGTAGAGCGCATTTTCCAGAACATGCAGTTTCACCTTACCGCCGGAACCAACTACTTTTTTGAGATAGCCAAGCTGCGGGCTGTACGTCTGCTCTGGGCCAAAGTAGTGGAAGCGTATGGTGCCTCGGAAGAGATAGCAGGCGCCCTGCGCATACACGTTTCTACCTCCCGGTGGCACCAGGCCACCCTTGACCCGCACACCAACCTACTGCGCCACACCACCCAGATGATGAGCGCCATAATTGGCGGGGCAGACTCCGTGGAAGTGGAACCGTTTGACAGCACCTTCCGGGAGAACAACGCCTTTAGTGAGCGCATCGCCCGCAATATCCCCCTCATCTTAAAAGAGGAAGCGTACCTGGACCAGGCCATTGACCCTGCAGCCGGCTCTTATTATCTGGAGTACCTCACGCAGGAGATGTGCGAGAAAGCCTGGGCGTTGTTCCAGGAGATTGAAGGCTACGGAGGGTTTCTGCCGGCCTCTACCGCAGGCTTCATCCAGAACCTCATCAAGGAAACCACCCACCAGAAGTTCAAAGACATTGCCAGCGGGAAAGAAGTGATTCTGGGCACCAACAAGTACCCAAACCCCAATGAGAAGCATGATTATGACCCTGAGAGCCTGATCCAGAGCAAGCAGTTTGACAACACCCGCGCCTCTTATTCCTATGAGGTGATGCGGCTGGCCACCGAACTGCATTTCCGGAAGAAGAACCGCCGTCCGCACGCGTTGGTGGTGCATTTGGGCAATGCCATTCAGGAACACATCCACGCCTCTTTCGCGCGCGAGTTCTTCACCTGCTCTGGCTTTACCACCCAGGTGGTGAAGTTTGACACCCCGTCGGCGGCGCTGGCGGCCGTGAAAGACCTGGATGCCCAGGTAATTGTGATGGCCGCCCCCGAAAAGGAGTTCCAGCAGTTTGCCGAACCCTTCGCCCGGGGCATGCGTTCCCAGCAACGGCAGGGCCCGGCCTTGGTCCTCGCTGATGATCCCATGCACCTGAAAGAAGAGCTCCGGACCCACGGCTTTGATGAGTTTCTCTTCCAGGGCTGTGACACCGCCGAGATCATTGCCCGTATTCAGGAACGGCTGGGCGAGTAG
- the meaB gene encoding methylmalonyl Co-A mutase-associated GTPase MeaB, whose product MPKRFSPEEYAAGVLSGNRVLLSRAITLVESTLPSDQLLAHQVMEKILPHTGKSVRVGITGVPGVGKSTFIEAFGNVLVEQHGKKLAVLAIDPTSQRTGGSILGDKTRMETLSVHPQVYIRPSPAGKTLGGVARSTRESILLCEAAGFDVIFVETVGVGQSETAVHEMVDFFLLLMLAGAGDELQGIKKGIMEMADAIAITKADGANLHPATSAQAEYQSALHLFPLGASKWSPRVSVCSAYEKTGLEPIWATVKEYVTLTQGNGYFQRRRQDQNLHWLKHSIRQSLEERFYQHPAVQAQWEQIAHQVTAGQKSPFAAAEELLNAAHS is encoded by the coding sequence GTGCCTAAAAGATTTTCCCCAGAGGAGTATGCCGCCGGAGTTCTGTCCGGGAACCGGGTTCTCCTGAGCCGCGCCATTACCCTGGTAGAAAGCACCCTGCCTTCTGACCAGCTTCTGGCTCACCAGGTCATGGAAAAAATCCTGCCACATACCGGCAAATCCGTTAGGGTTGGGATCACGGGCGTGCCAGGCGTGGGCAAGAGCACGTTTATAGAGGCCTTCGGGAATGTGTTGGTGGAGCAGCACGGCAAGAAACTGGCGGTGCTGGCCATTGACCCCACCAGCCAACGCACGGGCGGCAGCATCTTAGGCGATAAAACCCGCATGGAAACCCTATCGGTGCACCCCCAGGTGTACATCCGGCCTTCTCCGGCGGGCAAGACACTGGGCGGTGTGGCCCGCAGCACCCGTGAAAGCATTCTGCTCTGTGAGGCCGCCGGCTTTGACGTTATTTTCGTGGAAACCGTGGGGGTAGGTCAGTCCGAGACGGCCGTGCATGAGATGGTGGATTTTTTCCTGCTGTTGATGCTGGCCGGGGCCGGCGATGAACTGCAGGGCATCAAGAAAGGCATCATGGAAATGGCAGATGCAATTGCCATCACCAAGGCAGACGGTGCCAACCTGCATCCTGCCACCAGCGCCCAGGCCGAATACCAAAGCGCCCTGCACCTTTTCCCGCTAGGCGCCTCCAAATGGAGCCCCAGGGTGAGTGTCTGCTCAGCGTATGAAAAAACGGGATTGGAGCCTATCTGGGCCACCGTGAAGGAATATGTGACCCTCACGCAAGGCAACGGCTATTTCCAGCGCCGCCGACAAGACCAGAACCTGCATTGGCTCAAACACAGCATCAGGCAAAGCCTGGAAGAGCGGTTCTACCAGCACCCCGCCGTACAAGCGCAATGGGAACAGATAGCCCACCAAGTAACCGCCGGCCAGAAATCTCCCTTCGCGGCTGCGGAAGAACTTTTAAATGCTGCCCATTCTTAG